The following are encoded in a window of Candidatus Sericytochromatia bacterium genomic DNA:
- a CDS encoding DUF2256 domain-containing protein — protein MRGVNKRDLPEKLCPVCGRLFTWRKKWERVWDEVRYCSDRCRRRRREAPQEGL, from the coding sequence GTGCGAGGCGTGAACAAGCGCGACCTGCCCGAGAAGCTGTGCCCGGTGTGCGGTCGCCTCTTCACGTGGCGCAAGAAGTGGGAGCGGGTCTGGGACGAGGTTCGCTATTGCTCCGATCGCTGTCGGCGCCGTCGACGTGAGGCGCCCCAAGAGGGCCTCTGA